TTGGTTGGCACGCTCGGAAGGGAAATCAGTGTCGCCACTTATAATATAAATAGGGTAGAATTTGGAGAACCGATCGGCAATGTAACGTACATAAGGTTCCACTGCCCCAAGTGGCATTTTTTTCTCCTCACGAAGCTTGGCAGCCCAGGTATCCGGGATATAATTACACCATAGTAGAACCAGTGCAGGAACAAAGCCTCTGTTCACAGCCATTTCGATCATCGTCTCGGCTCTGGTAAAGTATTCTTCGTTCGGCATATAGAAATTGAAGCTGCCATTCTCGGCATATGCGAAAGGCTCATAGTTCAAATCGCTGCCACTTGCATCCCACTGGCGCAGCAAATTGATTTGCAGGACATTGAAGCCCTGACTTTTACGGTAATCCAGATAATAGGCCCATTCCTCCAGCGTAATGTTGGTAAATGCGCTCCAAACCGTATCCGCCAAATAAAAAAAGGGGTTACCCTCATTCATGAAATATCGTTTGTTCTCAGCGATACTCAGTTGAATCAAAAGCTTCCTCTCCTAACGATTGTAATGGCAGAAGCGGCGAGCGTTTATCCGTCTCGCCGCTTCTACTTTTTTCTATTATAAAATAACGGGACTTGCTGTAGTTTCATTTGCTTGCTTGTCCAGTTGCTCCTGCGCTTCGTGTTCCTTTTTTAGAGCCTGCTTATCCAGCGCTCTAAAGAACGGGTAGTAGATCAGCATACTGATCGGAATGAGTACCAATTGTGCGGCGGCTAGTTTCCAACTGCCCTCAATGAAGCCCAGAGCAAAGATAGGGGTGCCGAAAGGCGGGTAAATTCCGATGGGTGCAGGCAACAAGCCGATGTTGGTGGCAATATAGCCGAGTACCGCACAAATGATGGGAGCAACGATAAACGGAATGGCTAGCAACGGGTTCAATACCATTGGAATTCCGAAGATCAGCGGCTCGTGAATGGAGAAAAAGGTACCCGGAAGACCAAGCTTGCCGATCGTGCGAAGCTGCTTGCTCTTGGCCAGGAAAACCAATAGCAGAGCAAATCCAAGCATCGGTGCATAGTTGCAGTAGATGGACCAGAAGGCCAGACCGATCGTGTTCGGAAGTGGAGCGCCTGCCTGGAAAGCGTCAAGGTTGGCTAGATCCAGACTCATCCAGATGGGTTTAACGATAGCGAGTATAACAATTGCACCGTGAATTCCGAACATCCACAAAGCCTGCATAATGATTAGCGCGATAATTAAAGCGCCGAGTGATCCGCCCAACCCTTCCAGTGGTATTTGGAGATAAGTGTAGATAAAATCGTGAACTGTACCAAATGGAGTCTGCATAAACAAACCAGCAACGATAACAAACACAAGGGCTACCAAGACAGCTGGGATCAAGCCTGAGAAGGTTTTGACAACGGTAGGCGGGACCCCGTCAGGCATTTTAATCGTCCAATTGCGGTCGACAATCCAAATATACAACCGTGCGGCAATCAAACCGACGATCATGGCAACGAACAATCCCTGCGCGCCGAGCCATTGAAGTGGCAAGGCACGAACTTTATCAAAGGTTTGGATCGGTGTAACGATAAGAAAAGAGAGAAGAGCGGTTGCCGCTGGCACAAGGGGGTCCTTGTCAAAAGCTTGCGCCAGTCTGTAGGCGATAAAAAATACCGCATACAGTGCAATGATGCCAGTGGTCATTGTCGATGCCAACCCGATTATAGCCTTTACGGGTGCAATAAGATTCTGGTAAGGCTCCCAAGCAAGTGCAGAGAAGAGGGTTGCAAATGCTCCGATAATCAGAAAAGGAAGGGTGGACATCAGCCCGTTGGAAATTGCGCTCATGTAACGGTTTTGCTGAATTGTACCCGCTACTTT
This window of the Paenibacillus polymyxa genome carries:
- a CDS encoding PTS sugar transporter subunit IIC encodes the protein MANQQKFSYKLQKVAGTIQQNRYMSAISNGLMSTLPFLIIGAFATLFSALAWEPYQNLIAPVKAIIGLASTMTTGIIALYAVFFIAYRLAQAFDKDPLVPAATALLSFLIVTPIQTFDKVRALPLQWLGAQGLFVAMIVGLIAARLYIWIVDRNWTIKMPDGVPPTVVKTFSGLIPAVLVALVFVIVAGLFMQTPFGTVHDFIYTYLQIPLEGLGGSLGALIIALIIMQALWMFGIHGAIVILAIVKPIWMSLDLANLDAFQAGAPLPNTIGLAFWSIYCNYAPMLGFALLLVFLAKSKQLRTIGKLGLPGTFFSIHEPLIFGIPMVLNPLLAIPFIVAPIICAVLGYIATNIGLLPAPIGIYPPFGTPIFALGFIEGSWKLAAAQLVLIPISMLIYYPFFRALDKQALKKEHEAQEQLDKQANETTASPVIL